DNA from Campylobacter sp. RM5004:
GAAAAGACCAAAAATTTTATTGAAAAAGCTATAAAAAACTTATAATTTAAATATTGTTTGATTTTTTTATGTTAATATAAACTTTTATCAAAATAAGGAGAATGTATGTTTGATGACTTAGATCTTAAAATGATGTTATTAACAGCTACTTTGTTTATAATATTGTTTTGGATTTTAGATTCAATCTTATATAAACCATTACTCACTTTTATGAAAAATAGAGATGATGGAATAAGAGAAGATGAAGCAAAAATCCAGCAAAATAACACAGATGCTAGTAATAATGAAACATTAATTGCTAAGATTTATGCTGATGCAAGAGCTAAAGCTCAAGCCATCAAAAGCGAGCAGGTTGCTATAGCTAAAGAAAAAGCTTCTAAAGCTATAGAAGAAAAAAAGGTTAGTTTTGATTTAGAATATCAAAAATTTTTAAGCGAACTTGAAGTTAAAAAAACTCAATTTAAAAATGAATTAAGAGCTGATTTAACTCAATATGAAAATGCTTTAAAAACTAGCATTGAGAAAATTTAAGGTTGTTTTATGAATAGATTGATTTTTATTTTATTACCAACTTTTTTATTAGCTAGTGAGAGTGATATTTTTCCTAGAACAATAAACTTTATAATATTTGTAGTAATTATGTATTTTTTACTTGCAAAACATGTAAAAAAAATATATAACGATAGAATTGACAACATTAAAAATAGACTAGTTAGTATAGAAAAAAGTTTAGATGAAGCTAAGAAAAATAAAGAAGATGCTATTAAAAGAATTGAAATAGCAAATAATGAAGCAGATAAATTAATAGTATTAGCTAAAGAGCAAGCTGTTAAATTAAGTGAAAATATTTTAAAAGATGCAGAAAATGAGATTGAAAATATGAAAAAATCTTATGAAGAGCAAAAAATATTTGAAGAGAAAAAAGCTAAAGCTGAAGTTGTAAATGAGCTTTTAGATGAGCTTTTAAACTCTAATATTAATTTAAAACAAAATGATTTATTAGATATTGTTTCAAGGAAAGTTAGCTAATGGAAAAGTATGTAGATATTATAATGCAAAGAAATGATAGAGAAGATTTCGTAAAAGCACTTGAGATTTTAGCTAAAGCTTTTGAAGACAAAAATACATTAGTAATTATTAATGCAGTAGGTATTAGCTTGGATAAAAAAGTTGAATTTT
Protein-coding regions in this window:
- a CDS encoding F0F1 ATP synthase subunit B'; the encoded protein is MFDDLDLKMMLLTATLFIILFWILDSILYKPLLTFMKNRDDGIREDEAKIQQNNTDASNNETLIAKIYADARAKAQAIKSEQVAIAKEKASKAIEEKKVSFDLEYQKFLSELEVKKTQFKNELRADLTQYENALKTSIEKI
- a CDS encoding F0F1 ATP synthase subunit B, with the translated sequence MNRLIFILLPTFLLASESDIFPRTINFIIFVVIMYFLLAKHVKKIYNDRIDNIKNRLVSIEKSLDEAKKNKEDAIKRIEIANNEADKLIVLAKEQAVKLSENILKDAENEIENMKKSYEEQKIFEEKKAKAEVVNELLDELLNSNINLKQNDLLDIVSRKVS